A genome region from Sphingobium sp. WTD-1 includes the following:
- the msrB gene encoding peptide-methionine (R)-S-oxide reductase MsrB, translating into MEKLDLSEAEWRARLSPEQYHVLREAGTERAFTGKYNSNKADGVYYCAGCGAELFDAEEKYDSGSGWPSFTAPVDIDAVEEIRDASHGMIRTEVRCATCEGHLGHVFPDGPGVNGLRYCMNSASLDFKSRDDAE; encoded by the coding sequence ATGGAAAAGCTGGACCTGAGCGAAGCCGAATGGCGTGCGCGCCTTTCCCCCGAACAATATCATGTGCTGCGCGAAGCGGGCACCGAACGGGCCTTCACCGGCAAATATAACAGCAACAAGGCGGACGGCGTCTATTATTGCGCCGGTTGCGGCGCGGAGCTGTTCGATGCCGAGGAAAAATATGACAGCGGGTCGGGTTGGCCCAGCTTCACCGCGCCGGTCGATATCGACGCGGTCGAGGAAATTCGCGATGCCAGCCATGGCATGATCCGCACCGAGGTGCGCTGCGCCACCTGCGAGGGCCATCTGGGCCATGTCTTCCCTGACGGCCCCGGCGTCAACGGCCTGCGTTACTGCATGAACAGCGCGTCGCTGGATTTCAAGTCGCGCGACGACGCGGAATAA
- a CDS encoding PBP1A family penicillin-binding protein: MARSDKSKKAPGKAKKWLVRGLKIGLVGAFAGLVAIGVAVFIAMQSLPDYNSLKSSPNGQMIRVHAADGSVIVSLGPSFGRWLSYDQIPSVMVDAMVSTEDRRFYMHPGVDPVGMARAAWVALERRGSGRRWQGASTITQQVARNIFLNNSYSWGRKVREMVLAMALERKFSKQQILELYLNKVYFGGGAYGIDAASRKFFGHPAQSLDLPEAAIIAGLVKAPSSYSPTADAEAAIGRAGVVLDLMQENGKISATDHANANLDGVRMAPEPPQNSVRYFTDWALPQLDTLIDEPNEPLEVYTTIDLGMQNAATAAVKANVSNGMQGALVSLDRDGAVRAMVGGLDYVTSNYNRATTAVRQPGSAWKIFVYMAALEAGYTPDTGVTDEPVTINGWSPRNSNGRFAGAIDIRTAFAYSINTVAAKLGVEVGFPTVADMARRFGITTPINTHPSMVLGTSDVRLIDMTRAFASIARKGVAVTPYGITKVTTADGRMLYQHQDDTSRVLVAPWVAAGMTDLMQTAVSTGTGRAAQIGRPVAGKTGTTNSGKDGWFLGFSSGITTGVWVGRDDAKAVPSLYGGRAPAHAFADYMKVAVAKRPVEQFETQVTLPEWQLEPDEEAYYGQPDNGMEGGMMVDENGLPIDRARPAGSEAEDGEEAAQPDPADRPAPPRLDQQWIDNVLGRTPRQRQPAQQQRPDNP; the protein is encoded by the coding sequence ATGGCACGATCTGACAAGAGCAAGAAGGCGCCGGGCAAGGCGAAGAAATGGCTGGTGCGCGGGCTCAAGATCGGTCTGGTCGGCGCCTTTGCCGGTCTGGTCGCGATCGGCGTGGCCGTGTTCATCGCGATGCAGTCGCTGCCCGATTATAACAGCCTCAAATCCTCCCCCAATGGCCAGATGATCCGCGTCCATGCGGCGGACGGATCGGTCATCGTCTCCCTGGGGCCGAGCTTCGGCCGCTGGCTGAGCTATGACCAGATTCCCTCGGTCATGGTCGATGCGATGGTGTCGACCGAGGATCGCCGTTTCTACATGCACCCCGGCGTCGATCCGGTCGGCATGGCACGCGCGGCCTGGGTCGCGCTGGAACGGCGGGGCAGCGGCCGGCGCTGGCAGGGCGCGTCGACCATCACTCAGCAGGTTGCGCGCAACATCTTCCTCAACAACAGCTATAGCTGGGGCCGCAAGGTCCGCGAGATGGTGCTGGCGATGGCGCTGGAGCGCAAATTCTCCAAGCAGCAGATCCTGGAACTCTATCTCAACAAGGTCTATTTCGGCGGCGGCGCCTATGGCATCGACGCCGCCAGCCGCAAATTCTTCGGCCATCCCGCACAGAGCCTGGACCTGCCCGAGGCGGCGATCATCGCTGGCCTGGTGAAGGCGCCGTCCAGTTACTCCCCCACCGCCGATGCCGAGGCCGCGATCGGCCGCGCCGGCGTGGTGCTCGACCTGATGCAGGAAAATGGCAAGATCAGCGCTACCGATCATGCCAATGCCAATCTGGACGGCGTGCGCATGGCGCCCGAGCCGCCGCAGAACAGCGTGCGCTATTTCACCGACTGGGCGCTGCCGCAGCTCGATACGCTGATCGACGAGCCCAATGAGCCGCTGGAAGTCTATACCACCATTGACCTTGGCATGCAGAATGCGGCGACCGCTGCAGTGAAGGCCAATGTGTCGAACGGCATGCAGGGCGCGCTGGTCAGCCTGGACCGCGACGGGGCGGTGCGCGCCATGGTCGGCGGGCTCGACTATGTGACGTCCAACTATAACCGTGCGACGACCGCCGTGCGTCAGCCCGGTTCGGCCTGGAAGATCTTCGTCTATATGGCGGCGCTGGAGGCAGGCTATACGCCCGATACCGGCGTTACCGATGAGCCGGTGACGATCAATGGCTGGAGCCCGCGCAACAGCAATGGCCGCTTTGCCGGCGCGATCGATATCCGCACCGCCTTTGCCTATTCGATCAACACGGTCGCGGCGAAGCTGGGCGTGGAGGTCGGCTTCCCGACCGTCGCCGACATGGCGCGCCGCTTCGGCATCACCACGCCGATCAACACCCACCCCTCGATGGTGCTGGGCACGTCGGATGTGCGGCTGATCGACATGACCCGCGCCTTCGCCTCGATCGCGCGCAAGGGCGTGGCGGTGACCCCCTATGGCATCACCAAGGTGACGACCGCCGACGGGCGGATGCTCTACCAGCATCAGGATGACACCAGCCGCGTGCTGGTGGCGCCCTGGGTCGCGGCGGGCATGACCGACCTGATGCAGACGGCGGTCAGTACCGGCACCGGCAGGGCGGCGCAGATCGGTCGCCCGGTCGCGGGCAAGACCGGCACCACCAACAGCGGCAAGGATGGATGGTTCCTGGGCTTTTCCAGCGGTATCACCACCGGCGTCTGGGTCGGCCGGGATGACGCCAAGGCGGTGCCTTCGCTCTATGGCGGTCGCGCGCCCGCCCACGCCTTCGCCGATTATATGAAGGTCGCCGTCGCCAAGCGGCCGGTGGAGCAGTTCGAGACCCAGGTCACCCTGCCCGAATGGCAGCTGGAGCCGGACGAGGAAGCCTATTACGGCCAGCCGGACAACGGCATGGAAGGCGGCATGATGGTCGATGAAAATGGCCTGCCGATCGACCGTGCCCGGCCGGCCGGCAGCGAGGCGGAGGATGGCGAGGAGGCGGCCCAGCCCGATCCGGCCGATCGCCCCGCGCCGCCGCGCCTGGACCAGCAGTGGATCGACAATGTGCTGGGCCGCACGCCGCGCCAGCGCCAGCCGGCCCAGCAGCAGCGACCCGACAATCCCTGA
- a CDS encoding retroviral-like aspartic protease family protein, with product MRYFRALMAIATGALTALPLAAQDSPPLDPDIPPTVIRTGPSLDDRVTIPINIDGKGPWNFVIDTGSQRTVIARDLADRLALPNRRIVTILSMTGKAEVPTVAVPRLGFGATTVDDIEAPVLNGEHLGAAGLLGLDSLHAKRVLLNFRTGRMEISESRRLPPRDPDAIIVEARRRKGQLILLDSDVNGMKVNIILDTGANFSVGNLALRDKLVRKKRAPELLQASLISVTGDTLTGDVGRLDFVRMGRVKLTGVPVLFAEASPFAELGLADKPALMLGMNALRLFDRVAIDFGRGKVDFLLPDTGALDPVRLAASAPRQGR from the coding sequence ATGCGTTATTTCCGTGCCCTGATGGCGATCGCCACGGGCGCGCTCACCGCGCTGCCACTCGCCGCGCAGGACAGCCCCCCGCTCGATCCCGACATACCGCCTACCGTCATCCGCACCGGCCCCTCGCTCGACGATCGCGTCACCATTCCCATCAATATCGACGGCAAGGGGCCGTGGAACTTCGTGATCGACACCGGCTCGCAGCGCACGGTCATCGCCCGCGACCTGGCCGACCGGCTCGCCTTGCCCAATCGGCGGATCGTCACCATCCTCAGCATGACCGGCAAGGCGGAGGTGCCGACCGTCGCCGTGCCCCGGCTTGGCTTCGGCGCAACCACGGTGGATGATATAGAGGCGCCGGTGCTGAACGGCGAGCATCTGGGCGCCGCCGGGCTGCTCGGCCTCGACAGCCTGCATGCCAAGCGGGTGCTGCTCAATTTCCGCACCGGTCGGATGGAGATCAGCGAAAGCCGCCGCCTGCCCCCGCGCGATCCCGATGCGATCATCGTCGAGGCGCGCCGGCGCAAGGGACAGCTGATCCTGCTCGATTCCGACGTCAACGGGATGAAGGTGAACATCATCCTGGATACCGGCGCCAATTTCAGCGTCGGCAATCTGGCGCTGCGCGACAAGCTGGTGCGCAAGAAGCGCGCGCCCGAACTGCTGCAGGCCAGCCTGATCAGCGTGACCGGCGACACGCTGACCGGCGATGTCGGGCGGCTGGATTTCGTGCGCATGGGCCGGGTCAAGCTGACCGGCGTGCCAGTGCTGTTCGCCGAGGCCAGCCCCTTTGCCGAGCTGGGCCTGGCCGACAAGCCCGCGCTGATGCTGGGGATGAACGCGCTGCGGCTGTTCGACCGGGTGGCAATCGACTTCGGCCGGGGCAAGGTCGATTTCCTGCTGCCCGATACCGGTGCGCTCGATCCGGTCCGGCTGGCCGCCTCAGCGCCCCGTCAGGGACGCTGA
- the rho gene encoding transcription termination factor Rho — MHLKDLKKTVPADLVTMAEELGVEGASTLRKQDLMFAILKAEAENGAQIMGEGTIEVLPDGFGFLRSPEANFLAGPDDIYVSPNQVRRFGLRTGDTVEGEIRAPKDGERYFALTKLLSVNFDDPDVVRHRVNFDNLTPLYPEQKLRLDTLDPTIKDKSARVIDIVSPQGKGQRTLIVAPPRVGKTVMLQNIAKAITDNHPEVFLIVLLIDERPEEVTDMQRSVKGEVVSSTFDEPATRHVQVAEMVIEKAKRLVEHKKDVVILLDSITRLGRAYNTVVPSSGKVLTGGVDANALQRPKRFFGAARNIEEGGSLSIIATALIDTGSRMDEVIFEEFKGTGNSEIVLDRKVADKRIFPALDVGKSGTRKEELLVEKPTLSKMWVLRRILMQMGTVDAMEFLLDKMKDSKTNEDFFATMNQ; from the coding sequence ATGCATCTCAAGGACCTCAAGAAGACAGTTCCCGCCGACCTCGTCACCATGGCGGAAGAACTGGGCGTCGAGGGCGCATCGACCCTGCGCAAACAGGATCTGATGTTCGCCATCCTGAAGGCCGAGGCCGAAAATGGCGCGCAGATCATGGGTGAGGGCACGATCGAGGTGCTGCCGGACGGCTTCGGCTTCCTGCGCAGCCCGGAGGCGAATTTCCTCGCTGGTCCCGACGACATCTATGTCTCGCCCAACCAGGTCCGTCGCTTCGGCCTGCGCACCGGCGACACGGTCGAAGGCGAGATCCGCGCGCCCAAGGATGGCGAGCGTTATTTCGCCCTGACCAAGCTGCTGTCGGTCAATTTCGATGATCCGGACGTCGTCCGCCATCGCGTCAATTTCGACAACCTGACCCCGCTCTATCCCGAGCAGAAGCTGCGCCTCGACACGCTGGACCCGACCATCAAGGACAAGTCGGCCCGCGTCATCGACATCGTCTCGCCGCAGGGCAAGGGCCAACGTACCCTGATCGTCGCGCCGCCGCGCGTCGGCAAGACGGTGATGCTGCAGAACATCGCCAAGGCCATCACCGACAATCATCCCGAAGTCTTCCTGATCGTCCTGCTGATCGACGAGCGACCGGAAGAAGTCACCGACATGCAGCGCAGCGTGAAGGGCGAGGTCGTTTCCTCGACCTTCGACGAGCCTGCCACCCGCCACGTCCAGGTCGCCGAAATGGTGATCGAGAAAGCCAAGCGACTGGTCGAGCACAAGAAGGATGTCGTCATCCTGCTCGACTCGATCACCCGCCTCGGCCGCGCCTACAACACCGTCGTGCCCTCGTCGGGCAAGGTGCTGACCGGCGGTGTCGATGCCAACGCGCTGCAGCGCCCGAAGCGCTTCTTCGGTGCCGCGCGCAACATCGAGGAGGGCGGCTCGCTCTCGATCATCGCGACCGCGCTGATCGACACCGGCAGCCGCATGGACGAAGTCATCTTCGAAGAGTTCAAGGGCACCGGCAACTCGGAAATCGTGCTGGACCGCAAGGTTGCGGACAAGCGCATCTTCCCGGCGCTGGACGTCGGCAAGTCCGGCACCCGCAAGGAAGAGCTGCTGGTCGAGAAGCCGACGCTCAGCAAGATGTGGGTGCTGCGCCGTATCCTCATGCAGATGGGCACGGTCGACGCGATGGAATTCCTGCTCGACAAGATGAAGGATTCCAAGACCAACGAAGATTTCTTCGCGACCATGAACCAGTAA
- a CDS encoding YjbE family putative metal transport protein (Members of this highly hydrophobic protein family,regularly are found preceded by the yybP-ykoY manganese riboswitch (see RF00080). A metal cation transport function is proposed.), translated as MLDLIATAASAAQGLGSPADIWQHIVNDFSNIGTPSALAAFGQVLMIDILLAGDNAIVVGALAAGLPPKQRQQVILIGIIAALVLRIGFALVVSQLMQIVGLILAGGLLLLWVSWKMWRELRPNAGAHTPDDPSDDDVSGVRPAKSFAAAAWSVAIADVSMSLDNVLAVAGAARDHPGILIIGLILSVAMMGIAANIIAKYIERFRWLAYLGLAVIVYVACSMIYDGIMDRSVGVLTLF; from the coding sequence ATGCTCGACCTTATCGCCACCGCCGCTTCGGCCGCCCAGGGGCTCGGCTCCCCGGCGGATATCTGGCAGCATATCGTCAACGACTTCAGCAATATCGGGACGCCCAGCGCCCTGGCCGCTTTTGGCCAGGTGTTGATGATCGATATCCTGCTGGCGGGCGACAATGCGATCGTCGTTGGCGCGCTGGCCGCCGGCCTGCCGCCCAAGCAGCGCCAGCAGGTCATCCTGATCGGCATCATCGCCGCGCTGGTGCTGCGCATCGGCTTCGCGCTGGTGGTCAGCCAGTTGATGCAGATTGTCGGCCTGATCCTGGCCGGCGGCCTGCTGCTGCTGTGGGTCAGCTGGAAGATGTGGCGCGAGCTGCGGCCCAATGCCGGGGCGCATACGCCTGACGATCCGAGCGACGATGATGTGTCGGGCGTGCGCCCGGCCAAGAGCTTTGCCGCCGCCGCCTGGTCGGTGGCGATCGCCGACGTCAGCATGAGCCTGGACAATGTGCTGGCCGTGGCCGGTGCAGCGCGCGATCATCCCGGCATCCTGATCATCGGCCTGATCCTGTCGGTGGCGATGATGGGCATCGCGGCGAACATCATCGCCAAATATATCGAACGCTTCCGCTGGCTGGCCTATCTGGGCCTGGCAGTGATCGTCTATGTTGCCTGCTCGATGATCTATGATGGCATCATGGATCGGTCGGTGGGCGTTTTGACGCTCTTCTGA
- a CDS encoding phytanoyl-CoA dioxygenase family protein: MPHILTRLLLLPWWTLQLATGAKSFLDNPLIGSPRLNALGLHVGRVRLAQCMTARRRSRLAALLSPADRLAFDRDGFIEIRDFLPPEQFAALQEQIAAYQAVPREMAQGHTITRRYAVDGAAQRAIPALANFLGHPRWRALARYAASFNVEPLIYIQTILTHRRDGAPDPQTRLHADTFHPAMKAWLFLEDVPTEGGPFTYVPGSHRLTPARATWEKQRSLTARDGDCRLSARGSLRIEETELAGLGLPPPRKFPVPANTLVIADTFGFHARGEATQRSTRVELWAYGRRNPFRPLVGLDLWSLPGITERRINLRWGLRDAVARWIGHPWRPAGMKRPADD; encoded by the coding sequence ATGCCACATATCTTGACCAGGTTGCTGCTGCTTCCCTGGTGGACCCTGCAATTGGCGACGGGCGCCAAATCCTTCCTCGACAATCCCCTGATCGGCTCCCCCCGGCTCAACGCACTCGGTCTGCATGTCGGGCGCGTCAGGCTCGCCCAGTGCATGACTGCCCGCCGTCGATCGCGATTGGCCGCTCTTCTATCCCCGGCTGATCGCCTCGCCTTTGATCGCGACGGTTTCATCGAGATTCGCGACTTCCTGCCGCCGGAGCAGTTTGCCGCCTTGCAGGAGCAGATTGCAGCCTATCAGGCTGTTCCACGTGAAATGGCACAGGGCCATACCATCACCCGCCGTTATGCGGTGGACGGTGCTGCCCAGCGCGCCATCCCGGCATTGGCAAACTTCCTAGGTCACCCTCGCTGGCGTGCGCTGGCGCGCTATGCAGCAAGCTTTAACGTAGAGCCGCTGATCTACATCCAGACCATTCTTACCCATCGACGGGACGGCGCGCCTGATCCGCAGACCCGACTGCATGCTGATACCTTCCATCCCGCGATGAAGGCCTGGCTGTTTCTGGAGGACGTCCCGACCGAAGGTGGCCCCTTCACCTATGTGCCCGGATCGCACCGACTGACTCCGGCGCGCGCGACATGGGAAAAGCAGCGCAGCCTGACAGCACGCGATGGTGATTGCCGCCTGTCGGCCCGCGGATCGCTGCGGATCGAGGAAACCGAGCTGGCCGGTCTTGGCCTGCCGCCGCCGCGCAAGTTTCCGGTGCCGGCCAACACATTGGTGATCGCCGACACATTCGGCTTCCATGCGCGTGGCGAAGCGACGCAGCGTTCCACTCGCGTCGAACTCTGGGCCTATGGCCGGCGCAACCCCTTCCGTCCGCTGGTAGGGTTAGACCTGTGGAGCCTGCCAGGTATCACCGAGCGACGCATCAATCTGCGCTGGGGGCTGCGCGATGCCGTGGCGCGCTGGATCGGCCATCCCTGGCGGCCGGCAGGCATGAAAAGGCCCGCCGACGACTGA
- a CDS encoding class I SAM-dependent methyltransferase: MQSTVELFELMRKSPMNDWVGGTDPESVGDASAHYMRHLLPITNDSRILDFGCGIGRGLASLRKTHPLAEIVGMDIMPPVIDFCRSEIATRFNNTKFELIDDSNDHYDQFIGNEVRKPKAQLSKEYASHFTDGYAFSVFTHVTKEDFGGLLKFISSMMVPGGRFLMTCFELNRYSRHMIEQGQSVFPFEDHVFEDGGDVLIGHKDDPLAFIAFDRQLIEKMVWDAGMAITKVEYGGWMGGGVGSALQDMMICTKLPELVAKDKVKFAQTVDRRTVA, from the coding sequence ATGCAGTCCACCGTAGAGTTGTTCGAACTCATGCGTAAAAGCCCCATGAATGATTGGGTTGGCGGCACTGATCCAGAAAGTGTTGGAGACGCATCGGCCCATTATATGCGCCACCTTCTGCCGATTACTAATGACAGTCGAATTCTCGATTTCGGCTGCGGTATCGGTCGAGGCCTGGCGTCTCTGCGCAAGACGCATCCATTGGCCGAAATCGTCGGGATGGACATCATGCCCCCGGTCATCGATTTCTGCCGGAGCGAGATTGCGACCCGGTTCAACAATACCAAGTTCGAGCTGATCGATGACAGCAATGATCATTATGATCAGTTCATCGGCAACGAGGTTCGGAAACCCAAAGCGCAATTGTCGAAGGAATATGCATCGCATTTCACCGATGGCTATGCCTTCTCCGTCTTCACCCATGTCACCAAGGAAGATTTCGGCGGCCTGCTCAAATTCATTTCCAGCATGATGGTTCCCGGCGGCCGCTTCCTCATGACCTGCTTTGAATTGAATCGCTATTCTCGGCACATGATCGAACAGGGACAGTCGGTATTCCCGTTCGAAGACCATGTTTTCGAAGATGGTGGCGATGTTCTCATCGGTCACAAGGATGATCCGCTGGCCTTCATCGCCTTTGACCGCCAGCTGATCGAAAAGATGGTGTGGGATGCCGGCATGGCCATCACCAAGGTTGAATATGGTGGCTGGATGGGCGGTGGCGTTGGCTCGGCCCTGCAGGACATGATGATCTGTACCAAGCTGCCCGAACTGGTCGCAAAGGATAAGGTCAAGTTCGCGCAGACCGTCGATCGCAGGACCGTTGCCTGA
- a CDS encoding quinone oxidoreductase, producing the protein MIVRAHGGPESIERERFDPGTPGEGEVLIAQDAVGLNFIDTYYRTGLYPAPLPLTLGSEGAGHVVAVGAGVSGIAVGDKVGCAAGLGAYATHRIVPADRVVRIPDAVSTRDAAAMMLKGMTACYLAEDMIDLLPGDVALVHAAAGGVGSVLVPWLRDKGVVVIAHSGSPEKAARVNADHSLSGPLDDLAAQVRDLTDGKGVAVAYDGVGKDSWAASLASLRRRGLLVSYGNASGAVPPISLLDLSRNGSLYVSRPTLFDYVATAEDLANTAERLFDRMARGIVSAQIGQSFALADAADAHRALEGRQTTGSTIFIP; encoded by the coding sequence ATGATCGTCCGGGCCCATGGCGGGCCCGAGTCGATCGAGCGCGAGCGTTTCGATCCGGGCACGCCCGGTGAAGGCGAGGTGCTGATCGCGCAGGATGCGGTCGGCCTCAATTTCATCGACACCTATTATCGCACCGGCCTCTACCCCGCCCCCCTGCCCCTGACGCTGGGATCGGAAGGTGCGGGCCACGTCGTTGCGGTTGGTGCGGGCGTCAGCGGCATTGCCGTGGGCGACAAGGTCGGCTGCGCCGCCGGCCTGGGCGCCTATGCCACCCACCGCATCGTTCCGGCCGATCGCGTGGTGCGCATCCCCGATGCAGTCAGCACGCGCGATGCCGCCGCAATGATGCTCAAGGGCATGACCGCCTGTTATCTGGCCGAGGACATGATCGACCTGCTGCCCGGCGATGTCGCCTTGGTCCATGCCGCCGCCGGCGGTGTCGGATCGGTACTGGTGCCCTGGCTGCGCGACAAGGGCGTGGTCGTGATCGCCCATAGCGGATCGCCCGAAAAGGCAGCCAGGGTAAATGCTGACCATAGCCTGTCCGGTCCGCTCGACGATCTGGCTGCGCAGGTGCGCGACCTGACCGACGGCAAGGGTGTCGCCGTTGCCTATGATGGCGTCGGCAAGGACAGTTGGGCCGCCTCGCTCGCCAGCCTGCGCCGCCGCGGCCTGCTGGTCAGCTATGGCAATGCGTCGGGTGCCGTCCCGCCGATCAGCCTGCTCGATCTCAGCCGCAACGGCTCGCTCTATGTCAGCCGCCCGACCCTGTTCGACTACGTCGCGACGGCCGAGGATCTGGCCAACACCGCTGAGCGGCTATTCGATCGCATGGCGCGCGGGATCGTGTCAGCGCAGATCGGCCAGAGCTTCGCTCTCGCCGATGCCGCGGATGCCCATCGCGCACTGGAAGGGCGCCAGACGACCGGCAGCACAATTTTTATTCCGTAA
- a CDS encoding dienelactone hydrolase family protein has translation MADYIPIKTLEGDGQFDAYVATPDSPTKAAIIVIQEIFGVNEGIRRKCDSWARAGYLAIAPDLFWRIDPHIELDADIPEQMQQALDYIPRFNQDQGVRDIEATIRAARAMLEGPAKVGVVGYCLGGRVAFMTACRTDGDAFVGYYGVGIDGLLGEQHAIGKPTMLHIPTHDGFVPADVQAKMHDGLKDNRHVTLHDYEGLDHGFAAEMGDRRVEEAAQLADRRTADFFAQTLA, from the coding sequence ATGGCAGACTATATTCCGATCAAGACGCTGGAAGGCGACGGCCAGTTCGACGCCTATGTCGCCACGCCCGACAGCCCGACCAAGGCGGCGATCATCGTCATCCAGGAAATTTTCGGCGTCAATGAAGGCATCCGCCGCAAGTGCGACAGCTGGGCCCGCGCCGGTTATCTGGCGATCGCGCCCGACCTGTTCTGGCGCATCGATCCGCATATCGAGCTGGACGCTGACATCCCCGAACAAATGCAGCAGGCGCTCGACTATATCCCCCGCTTCAACCAGGATCAGGGCGTCCGCGATATCGAGGCGACCATCCGCGCCGCGCGCGCGATGCTGGAAGGCCCGGCCAAGGTCGGCGTCGTCGGCTATTGCCTGGGCGGCCGCGTTGCCTTCATGACCGCCTGCCGCACCGATGGCGATGCCTTTGTCGGCTATTATGGCGTAGGCATCGACGGGCTGCTGGGCGAACAGCATGCCATCGGCAAGCCGACCATGCTGCATATCCCGACCCATGACGGCTTCGTCCCCGCCGACGTCCAGGCCAAGATGCATGACGGGCTGAAGGACAACCGTCACGTCACCCTGCATGATTATGAAGGGCTGGATCATGGCTTCGCCGCCGAGATGGGCGATCGCCGCGTCGAGGAAGCCGCGCAATTGGCCGACCGTCGCACCGCCGACTTCTTCGCGCAGACGCTCGCCTGA
- a CDS encoding DUF6489 family protein — protein sequence MKVTVDVDCTPAEARAFLGLPDVSPIHDKYIKTMLDSMDGIGSVEQMETLFKSFSPMGDAGVRLFKQMMDIGLSGMAGKNGDKKD from the coding sequence ATGAAAGTGACCGTCGACGTGGATTGCACCCCGGCCGAGGCGCGCGCCTTTCTGGGCCTGCCGGACGTCAGCCCCATCCACGACAAATATATCAAGACGATGCTCGACAGCATGGACGGTATTGGCAGCGTCGAGCAGATGGAGACGCTGTTCAAGAGCTTCTCGCCGATGGGCGATGCGGGCGTGCGGCTGTTCAAGCAGATGATGGATATTGGCCTGTCCGGCATGGCGGGCAAGAATGGCGACAAGAAGGATTAA
- the mnmE gene encoding tRNA uridine-5-carboxymethylaminomethyl(34) synthesis GTPase MnmE has translation MSETIFALSSGAPPAGIGVVRVSGPMAGNALQALAGRLPTPRMASLALLSDPRDGAPLDRALLLWLPGPGTVTGEDMAELHCHGGRAVIAAVEAALGAMPELRRATAGEFTRRAFARGRMDLNEVEGLADLLAAETQQQRRAALAMMEGHFSQRIDGWRMRLLDLSAMAEAALDFSDEDDVPDADIEARIGQGVMALADDVGALLSAPSAERLRDGIRVVLAGPPNAGKSTLLNRLVGREAAIVSDIAGTTRDRIEVPAAIGGTAFLFTDTAGLRDETGDAIEAIGIDRARAALEAADIILWLGDPAEAPREDALLIAAQSDVALYGSDRLGLRLSARTGEGVDALVTMLLDRAATLLPGEGDYALHARQRDGVRQLHDHLLAAGVARDLLVLAEELRLGRRTIDALTGQAGTEDMLDRLFSGFCIGK, from the coding sequence GTGAGCGAGACGATCTTCGCCCTGTCGAGCGGTGCGCCGCCGGCGGGGATTGGCGTGGTGCGCGTCAGCGGCCCGATGGCGGGCAATGCGTTGCAGGCGCTGGCCGGGCGACTGCCCACCCCCCGCATGGCGAGCCTGGCGCTGCTGAGCGATCCGCGCGACGGTGCGCCGCTCGACCGGGCGCTGCTCTTGTGGTTGCCGGGACCGGGCACCGTGACGGGCGAGGATATGGCCGAGCTACATTGTCATGGCGGCCGTGCGGTGATCGCGGCGGTCGAGGCAGCGCTGGGCGCGATGCCAGAGTTGCGCCGCGCAACTGCGGGCGAGTTCACCCGTCGTGCCTTTGCCCGTGGCCGCATGGACCTGAACGAGGTCGAGGGACTGGCCGACCTGCTGGCGGCGGAGACGCAGCAGCAGCGGCGTGCGGCGCTGGCGATGATGGAGGGCCATTTCTCGCAGCGGATCGACGGCTGGCGGATGCGGCTGCTCGACCTGTCGGCAATGGCTGAAGCGGCGCTCGACTTCTCCGACGAGGATGATGTGCCCGATGCCGATATCGAGGCGCGGATCGGGCAGGGGGTGATGGCACTGGCGGATGATGTCGGCGCGCTGTTATCCGCACCTTCTGCCGAGCGGCTGCGTGACGGCATTCGGGTGGTGTTGGCCGGGCCGCCCAATGCCGGCAAGTCGACCTTGCTCAACCGGCTGGTGGGGCGCGAGGCGGCGATCGTGTCCGACATTGCCGGCACCACCCGCGACCGGATCGAGGTGCCCGCCGCGATCGGCGGCACCGCCTTCCTGTTCACCGACACGGCCGGGCTGCGCGACGAGACCGGCGATGCGATCGAGGCGATCGGCATCGATCGCGCACGCGCCGCGCTGGAGGCGGCGGATATCATCCTGTGGCTGGGCGACCCGGCCGAGGCGCCGCGCGAGGATGCGCTGCTGATCGCGGCGCAGAGCGATGTCGCGCTATATGGTTCCGACCGGCTCGGCCTGCGTCTGTCGGCGCGGACGGGGGAGGGGGTGGACGCGCTTGTGACGATGCTGCTCGATCGGGCGGCGACGCTGCTGCCGGGCGAGGGCGACTATGCCCTGCATGCGCGGCAACGGGACGGCGTGCGCCAGCTGCACGATCATCTGCTCGCGGCAGGAGTAGCCCGCGACCTGCTGGTGCTGGCGGAGGAATTGCGACTGGGGCGGCGGACGATCGATGCGCTGACCGGACAGGCAGGGACCGAGGATATGCTCGACCGTCTCTTCTCGGGATTCTGTATCGGGAAGTGA